The Pradoshia eiseniae DNA window GAACTCTGTTTAAATGACGATAACTCGTGCCAATCATGTCTGCTATATCCGTCAAGCTAGACCCATAGGTTACATCATGAAAGAATGATTTATCCTCATAAGAATTTGCAATTGATAATAAATAGCTTGCTACCCTTACCTCCACCGGATAAAGGAGATTAAAGGTCGCAGCATCTGTCTTGTCTAACAATTTTCTTGTGACAACCTTAAGCAAATAGGCGAGAAAAGCCGGATCATTACCAGCCTTTCGTCTGATTGTTTCGTACGAAATCTTTAAGGCTTTACAATTGGCAGCTGCCTCAACGGTATGATGAACTATCGGATCTTCAATAAACTCAATATCTCCAATAATTTCTAATGCCTTTTGAAAGCGGAGAATCACTCTCTTATCCTCTGAAGTAGCGGCATAAATCTTCACTTTCCCCTCAACAATCAGGTACATATACTTCATTTCCTCGCCCTTAAGGCAAATTACATCTCCTTTTGGAATATGAACCAGACTGAAATCATCCTTATGCATTTTCGAGAATATTTCCCTTAAGCCGAATCTATCTAAATATGATGATATTTCCTTCTCTGTTCCAATCATGCTGTGTAGTCCACCTGTTTCTATATTGTTAACTATTGTCAAGTATAAATCGAACGGCGGATGAGGGTAAACGGTCAACTATTGCCAGATAAATTGTTCAATTTTTCAACCTTATTTTACTTTTTCGAATCAATCCAGTTAGGACATATGTCCTTGTTCATCACATAATATCCCCTTTATTATTCTATAAGGCCATCAAGCACTGGCCATTAAACAAAACAAAATAATTGAGGGGAAGGAATTTCTGTGAGTATTATTATTGCTCTTATAGGCATTTGCCTTTTATTAGGAACTGCATATTTGATGTCAAACGACAAAAAGAACATCAACATCAAAGCAGTTGGCATCATGTTGGCTTTCCAAGCCGTATTAACTGCATTACTTCTAGGCACATCTGGCGGCTTAAAGGTAATCGATACTATCGCTTCAGCTTTTAACACACTTTTAGGCTATGCTTCTGAAGGCATTGACTTTGTTATTGGCGGTTGGATTCCCGAAGGCGGTTCTCCATTCTTCGTAAATGTCCTTATGCCAGTCGTCTTTACTTCTGCATTATTATCTTTATTAACGCACATGAAAGTGCTCCCTTACTTAATTAAGATTATTGGCGGCTTCATCTCAAAACTCACTGGTTTGCCGCAAATTGAAAGCTTTAACGCTGTTAACTCTATGTTCTTCGGTCAATCAGAGGCCGTTCTTGCCATTAAATCAGCAATCAATAACCTAGACAAAAATCGACTATTCGTTGTTTCAACATCTGCGATGGCCAGCGTATCTGCTGCCCTTATCGCTTCTTATATGGCGATGCTCCCTGCAAAATACGTTTTAATTGCAGCGGTTCTGAACGTGTTCAGCGCCTTGATTGTATCTTCCATTATCGCTCCTGTAAAAACAACAGAAGAAGACAGGGAAATCGTTATTGAAGATATGATTCATACGAAAAATGTCTTTGATGCCCTTGGTACTGGTGCTCTAGACGGCGGGAAAGTAGTCCTTGTCGTAAGTGCTATGCTTATTGGATACTTAAGTATGCTTGCCTTATTGAATGGTATTTTTGACAGCCTGATTGGCATGGATTTAACGACTATTGTCGGATACATCTTCTCCCCTATCGCATTCCTTATGGGGATTCCAGCAGATGAGATTCTGCAGGCTGGTTCCATTATGGGAACAAAGATGGTTTCAAACGAATTCGTTGCCATTCTTGACTTCCAGCCGATTATGGGTCAAGTTTCTGAGAAAACACTCAGCATTCTATCCACATTCTTGATGTCATTCGCTAACTTCAGCTCAATCGGAATTATTGCAGGTGCCGTTCAAGCTATCAACGGTGCAAAAGCAAAAGAAGTAAGCTCATTTGGACTAAAAATGCTATTGGTTGCTACGATGGCTTCCATCCTATCTGCAACTCTTGTAGGTTTATTTAACTAATATCGACCAGGATGGCGGGATTTTCCCGCCATCTTTTTTTCATGAAAATGACTTTGCAAGGTTACCCTACACAATAAAGAGGTGAGAAAAATGGGCAAAGACAGACAAGAGAAGAAATTGAAGGCTTCAAGACGTGTTGAATCTGATCGCGACCAGGCTATAAACAAAAAGGGAGCCACAAGACTCGATACCCCTGATGAAGCACGTGATGATCAATAAGCTATTTCATGCCTTCTCATTCATTATTATTGGCGGCAGTCTTTATATGGCCATCGAATGGCTCTGGCGCGGATACTCTCATTGGTCAATGGGAATAGTGGGCGGAATTTGCTTCGTCCTTATCGGCAGCATGCATGTATTAAAACTGCCCCTCCTCGGACAAGCGATTGCAGGCAGCCTAATCGTGACCTTATTGGAGCTGATTTCCGGCCTCATTTTGAATGTATGGCTGCAATGGGGGATTTGGGATTACAGCCACCTTCCCTTTAATCTATTTGGGCAAATTTGCTTATTGTATGCTTTGTTTTGGCTGCCTCTATCACTTGCAGCTATCCCGCTCTATCATGAACTTCGCCATTTACTGTTCCGTCTAGAAAAACCTAAATATCGTATCATCTAAAAAATAGGAGGCCACAATCAAACAATTGATTCAAGCCTCCTATTTCACATCGTATCTATCCTTAAATTGTTCCTCCGTCATTATTGGTATACCAAGCTTCATCGCTTTTTGATACTTCGTTGTACCCGTTCCATTGGTGCCCATCAGCAGGAAGTCAACGGTTTTTGTCACTGTTCCGGCTAATGTTCCTCCCAAAGCCTCAATGTCCTTTCTGAAATCATATCTTCGCTTGGAGAGAACACCAGTTATGACGACCGTTTTTCCATCCAATCGGCTTTTAGTGATAGCCGGCCGGTAAAGCACATCTTCCTCCCTTGTGCTCAACAGCACTCCTTTTAGCTCATAGCCTGTACTATATGTGATCATTGCCTCACACTCATCAGCCATACACTCAGCTGATTCCTGGTTAAATACACGATAATAAGGAACAAGAAAACCAAGCTTTGCAAGGAAAGGCAAATCTGCTAGTAAAGAACTCGACCTAAATACCATCATCCTTCTATTCCTCTGAATCTCCCTATCTGCACGATCACATAACAAATCGATTTCTGGATTCAACTCCTGGAATGATGACGTATAGAACAGACTACCTCTAACCGTCAACGGCTCATCATAGGAAATATAACGTGGCACATCCTGGCTGGATGCAAGGATAGCCGACACATCCTTCCCTGACGCAGAATCGTCTGCTATACAGGAATATCGTAATCGTCCATGCTCATAATGTAACTCCACCTCTATTCCTTTTGGCAGCAATTGCAATGAGACAGACTGCTCTACCCCCGCTAAATAGTCAATCAACTCGGCTTGCTCTGCTATTTCATTAACCTTTCTATTGAGCAA harbors:
- a CDS encoding Crp/Fnr family transcriptional regulator gives rise to the protein MIGTEKEISSYLDRFGLREIFSKMHKDDFSLVHIPKGDVICLKGEEMKYMYLIVEGKVKIYAATSEDKRVILRFQKALEIIGDIEFIEDPIVHHTVEAAANCKALKISYETIRRKAGNDPAFLAYLLKVVTRKLLDKTDAATFNLLYPVEVRVASYLLSIANSYEDKSFFHDVTYGSSLTDIADMIGTSYRHLNRVLKKLCMDGIIDRSGGKLFVKDMDALARIAGHNIYE
- a CDS encoding NupC/NupG family nucleoside CNT transporter; protein product: MSIIIALIGICLLLGTAYLMSNDKKNINIKAVGIMLAFQAVLTALLLGTSGGLKVIDTIASAFNTLLGYASEGIDFVIGGWIPEGGSPFFVNVLMPVVFTSALLSLLTHMKVLPYLIKIIGGFISKLTGLPQIESFNAVNSMFFGQSEAVLAIKSAINNLDKNRLFVVSTSAMASVSAALIASYMAMLPAKYVLIAAVLNVFSALIVSSIIAPVKTTEEDREIVIEDMIHTKNVFDALGTGALDGGKVVLVVSAMLIGYLSMLALLNGIFDSLIGMDLTTIVGYIFSPIAFLMGIPADEILQAGSIMGTKMVSNEFVAILDFQPIMGQVSEKTLSILSTFLMSFANFSSIGIIAGAVQAINGAKAKEVSSFGLKMLLVATMASILSATLVGLFN
- a CDS encoding YpzI family protein; this translates as MGKDRQEKKLKASRRVESDRDQAINKKGATRLDTPDEARDDQ
- a CDS encoding putative ABC transporter permease; this translates as MINKLFHAFSFIIIGGSLYMAIEWLWRGYSHWSMGIVGGICFVLIGSMHVLKLPLLGQAIAGSLIVTLLELISGLILNVWLQWGIWDYSHLPFNLFGQICLLYALFWLPLSLAAIPLYHELRHLLFRLEKPKYRII
- a CDS encoding BRCT domain-containing protein translates to MYVDKLRGIEERMVWLRGQLSEMEPSDQEYAVLYCELEKWERSYPEFIVDESPTQKEFERFNGEISILLNRKVNEIAEQAELIDYLAGVEQSVSLQLLPKGIEVELHYEHGRLRYSCIADDSASGKDVSAILASSQDVPRYISYDEPLTVRGSLFYTSSFQELNPEIDLLCDRADREIQRNRRMMVFRSSSLLADLPFLAKLGFLVPYYRVFNQESAECMADECEAMITYSTGYELKGVLLSTREEDVLYRPAITKSRLDGKTVVITGVLSKRRYDFRKDIEALGGTLAGTVTKTVDFLLMGTNGTGTTKYQKAMKLGIPIMTEEQFKDRYDVK